The Coraliomargarita sinensis DNA segment GGCGACCGCCGTGGCTTCGTCGCGTTCCAGACCGATGTAACCCACGCTTGATCCCGGTATCGTCGCCATGGCGTGGTCGAGCATACCGAGACCGGCGCGGAGGATGGGCACAAACACCACAGAACCGGCGATGCGAGCGCCCTCGGTTTCTTCCAGCGGGGTTTGAACGCGGACTGAGTCCACCTCCAATAATTTCGCCGCCTCCGCCACCAGTACTTGCGTCATCCCGGAGCAGGCACGGCGAAAGGCAGGTGCTTCGGTCGCCACATCACGAATGGTGGTCAAGTAATGCTGCACCAGCGGATGATGGGAGAGCTCGGTCGTCATGTTTCTCAGCAAAAGGAGACTGCGGCAGCGAGCAAGTCTGCAAACTGCGGGCGGACCTGTTCGGCCGTCACGGAGACTTCCTCGTGCGTCAATGGCCCCTGGGAAATGCCTGCGGCCGCATTGGTGATACAGGAAATCCCGAGCACCCGGAGACCGAGTTTTCGCGCGACAATCGCCTCGGGTACCGTGGACATGCCGACGGCATCGGCTCCCAAGGTGGCAAAGGCCCGGATCTCCGCCGGCGTTTCAAAACTCGGCCCCGTGGTCGCCAGATACACGCCCTCCTTCAAGTCGACTGACTGGCCGGCCGCCCAATCCTTCAGCTTTGTCCGGAGTCCGGGGTCATACACGGCCGACATATCGGGAAAGCGCGGGCCGTCTTCACTGCGGTCCCCGATTAAAGGGTTGGTCCCGAGAAAGTTAATGTGATCTCGAAGCAGCATAAAGTCGCCGGGATTCAAGTCGGGATCGATGCCCCCGGCGGCATTTGTCAGAACAAGGTTTTTTATACCCACCTGGTGCATCAGCCGGACCGGCAGGGTCACCTGCTCCATGGAATAGCCTTCGTAGTAGTGAAAGCGCCCCTGCATGCAAAGCACCCGTTTCCCGTTCAGGCGGCCATAGACAAACTGTCCGGCGTGCCCCGGAACCGTCGAAACGGGAAATCCTTCGATCCCGGCATAGGGTAGACGCCCTTCCACCTCGATCCGGTCGTCCGCAAAGAAGCCCAGTCCCGAACCGAGAACGAGTCCGACTTCCGGTTGAAATGCTAAAATGTCTTCAGGTACCTTCATACGCCACTCAATCGGTCGATAATTAATCCGGGCTGTTCCGGTTTGTCAGGCGAATATTCCAGGGCCGTCTGCAGGCGCGCCTCGGCTGCTTCTAGTTTATCGGCGTCATTGTAGTGGATGATTGCCATCACCTCACCGGGTTGAAGCCTGTCGCCCGGCTTCTTCCTGAAGACAAAACCAACCGCCAAATCGATTTCCGATTCGGCATGGGCTCTTCCGGCACCGAGCAAGCGGGCCGCCTCTCCCACGGCAAGGGCATCCAGCTTGCTCAAGTAGGCAGGCGCGTCTCCCGGATAGCAGAGCTCGAACCGTTCCCGGGCCCGGGGGAATCGACCGTAATCTTCAATCACGGCGGGATCACCGCCCTGGGCACACACAAGTTCGCGAAAGGCATCCAGGGCACGGCCATCGGTGATCGCCGCTTCCATTCGTTCTTCGGCTTCGTCCGGTCTTTGACAAATGCCTCCGAGCAGGAGCATCTCTGCCACCAGGGCATAGCTCACCTCCATCAGGTCGGGCGGACCCTTGCCTTTCAAGCAGTCAATCGCCTCCACCACTTCCAGACTGTTGCCCACAGCCTTTCCGAGGGGTTGATCCATGCGGGTGATCAGCGCAGAAGTCGGTTTCCCCACTCCACGGCTTATTTTGACCAGTGCTTCGGCCAGCTCGCGCGCCTCTGGTTCGGTCTTCATGAAGGCGCCGCGTCCGCACTTCACATCGAGCACCAGGGCGTCGATCCCCTCGGCGAGCTTCTTGCTGAGAATGCTGGCACAAATCAGGGGGATGCTCTCCACCGTCGCGGTCACATCGCGCAGGGCGTAGAGCTTGCGGTCGGCTGGTACCATGTCGGCGGATTGCCCGATCAGGGCGAGGTGCGCCTCACTCAGTTGTCGCCGATAAGCGGCATCGTCGAGATCGACGCGAAAACCGGGAATGGCATCGAGCTTATCCAGGGTGCCCCCGGTGTGCCCGAGACCGCGCCCGCTCATCATCGGCACACAGAGCCCGCAGGCCGCAGCCAGGGGGGCAAGAATCAGAGAGACCTTGTCGCCCACTCCGCCGGTCGAGTGTTTGTCCACTTTCGGGCGACTGATTTCCGACAGGTCCGCCACCCGACCCGAATGCATCATGGCTTCCGTTAACCAGGCGGTTTCCGCCTCGCTCATCCCGCGGAGGACGATCGCCATCAAAAGCGCCGAAGACTGGTAGTCGGTAAACGCCCCCGAAACCACTCCGTCCACGAATTGCCCGATCTCGTCTCTGGAGAGAGCGAAGCCGTCTCGTTTCCTGGCGATGATCTCCTGTGCGAACATGCTAAAAAGTTAGGCGACCGCCTGCCCCCAGGCCATCCAGAATTCAAATTTCTTTTCATTTATGGACACGTCTGGAAACCGGGAGTGCGGGGCGTCTCGCACCGCACAGTTTTGCAGTGCGAGACGCACTGCTTTCCCGAAAAGAAGCTTCCAGCAGTGCCCTTGACTGTTCTTCTAGGTCAGCCTGATTTTTTCTGCGTTACTTTGTCCCGGGAACGGCTATACAGAAAACATGCGTCAGTTAAGTTTCTTTCTCGTCTTTGTTTTCTCGATCGTTGCGGGCTTCCTCATCGCCCGCCTTCTCCCCTCCGGGCCGGAAACCCCCGCCACAGAAACGGCACCAGCCACAGGCAGTCCGACGACAAGCACAGTCGTCGCGCCCGGCCTGAGCTCCGGCGACGACACTGCAGAGGTCCAGGCCGCCGCGACCACCCCGGTCGAAAACCTCTCGCTGGAGGAAAAAATGAACCGCATCGAGAAGCTGAAGCTGACCGCTTCGATTGAGAACTCGATTCAAACTCTCGAGCTCATTGCCAGCATGTCGGAATCAGAACTCAAGGGCATGCTTCAGGAAATGGGCCAGCGCGGGATGGGCAGTATGAGCGATTGGATGATGCCCTACCATGTCTTTACCGCCTGGGTGGAAAAGAATCCGCAAAACGCCTACAGTTTTCTCGAGGAGGAGGCAAATCCGATGCAACAGCAGATGTATACCAGCTCCCTCTTCTCCGCCTGGGCGGCGACCGATCCTGACGCCGCTTTGGCTGCCGTGGAAAAGATCGAGGACAAGCAAAAGCGCCAGCAGGCTTACAATGCCAT contains these protein-coding regions:
- a CDS encoding purine-nucleoside phosphorylase — its product is MKVPEDILAFQPEVGLVLGSGLGFFADDRIEVEGRLPYAGIEGFPVSTVPGHAGQFVYGRLNGKRVLCMQGRFHYYEGYSMEQVTLPVRLMHQVGIKNLVLTNAAGGIDPDLNPGDFMLLRDHINFLGTNPLIGDRSEDGPRFPDMSAVYDPGLRTKLKDWAAGQSVDLKEGVYLATTGPSFETPAEIRAFATLGADAVGMSTVPEAIVARKLGLRVLGISCITNAAAGISQGPLTHEEVSVTAEQVRPQFADLLAAAVSFC
- the upp gene encoding uracil phosphoribosyltransferase: MTTELSHHPLVQHYLTTIRDVATEAPAFRRACSGMTQVLVAEAAKLLEVDSVRVQTPLEETEGARIAGSVVFVPILRAGLGMLDHAMATIPGSSVGYIGLERDEATAVASCYYAKMPVLDEASQVYVLDPMLATGGSAVQCVDQLKQRGAKKLCMICIIAAPEGIACLEAAHPDVKILAGKVDRQLNEQKYILPGLGDFGDRLFNT
- a CDS encoding thymidine phosphorylase — translated: MFAQEIIARKRDGFALSRDEIGQFVDGVVSGAFTDYQSSALLMAIVLRGMSEAETAWLTEAMMHSGRVADLSEISRPKVDKHSTGGVGDKVSLILAPLAAACGLCVPMMSGRGLGHTGGTLDKLDAIPGFRVDLDDAAYRRQLSEAHLALIGQSADMVPADRKLYALRDVTATVESIPLICASILSKKLAEGIDALVLDVKCGRGAFMKTEPEARELAEALVKISRGVGKPTSALITRMDQPLGKAVGNSLEVVEAIDCLKGKGPPDLMEVSYALVAEMLLLGGICQRPDEAEERMEAAITDGRALDAFRELVCAQGGDPAVIEDYGRFPRARERFELCYPGDAPAYLSKLDALAVGEAARLLGAGRAHAESEIDLAVGFVFRKKPGDRLQPGEVMAIIHYNDADKLEAAEARLQTALEYSPDKPEQPGLIIDRLSGV